The following proteins come from a genomic window of Gossypium raimondii isolate GPD5lz chromosome 5, ASM2569854v1, whole genome shotgun sequence:
- the LOC105766122 gene encoding DExH-box ATP-dependent RNA helicase DExH15 chloroplastic, with protein sequence MNTLSILTLPSLFRQAKRSQFPHFCSISQSLPFPRPTSILSPLSFRLSFKSPRSPFSAEPQLSDEELEDDEDDDDFEAADEYDEYEDVSGEVSNDFQPSEDEDEDYTENENEKDISVDSSNWQKESTWQRVEKLCNLVKELGEEMIDVDALADIYDFRIDKFQRMSIEAFLRGSSVVVSAPTSSGKTLIAEAAAVATVARRRRLFYTTPLKALSNQKFRQFRETFGDNNVGLLTGDSAVNKDAQILVLTTEILRNMLYNSVGMASSGSGLFHVDVIVLDEVHYLSDISRGTVWEEIVIYCPKEVQLICLSATVANPDELAGWIGQIHGNTELVTSSWRPVPLTWHFSTKTSLFPLLNDKGTHMNRKLSLNYLQLSASGVNSYRDDGSRRRNYRDDGSRRRNSRRHGRNGSFDSIVGMSEQPLSKNDKNMIRRSQVPQVVDTLWQLKAKDMLPAIWFIFNRRGCDAAVQYVEDCSLLDDCEMSEVELALKKFRLLYPDAVRETAVKGLIRGVAAHHAGCLPLWKSFVEELFQRGLVKVVFATETLAAGINMPARTAVISSLSKRTSTGRIQLSPNELLQMAGRAGRRGIDERGHVVIVQTPYEGAEESCKLLFSGVEPLISQFTASYGMVLNLLGGAKVTRHSNESDETNTLQARRTLEEARKLVEQSFGNYLGSNVMLAAKEELAKIQKEIEALTYEISDEAIDRKSQKLLTEVAYKEIADLQEELRAEKRVRTELRRRMELKRFSALKPLLKDFENGHLPFICLQYKDSEGVENFVPAVYLAEVESLDGSKIKNMVSVDDSFALSSVGTSDTHQDVEPTYYVALGSDNSWYLFTEKWIKTVYRSGFPNVALTRGEALPREIMRTLLDKEETQWEKLADSELGGLWCIEGSLETWSWSLNVPVLSSLSENDEVLHMSQAYIESVERYREQRNKVARLKKKIARTEGFREYKKILDTAKFTEEKIKRLKARSNHLINRMEQIEPSGWKEFLQISKVIHETRALDINTHVIFPLGETAAAIRGENELWLAMVLRNKILLELKPAQLAAVCASLVSEGIKVRAWKNNNYIYESSSTVLNVISLLEEQRNSFVQLQEKHEVEIACCLDGQFSGMVEAWASGLSWRELMMDCAMDEGDLARLLRRTIDLLAQIPKLPDIDTLLQKNATTASDVMDRPPISELTG encoded by the exons ATGAACACTCTCTCAATCCTCACCCTTCCTTCTCTTTTCCGACAAGCCAAACGCTCCCAATTCCCTCACTTCTGCTCCATTTCTCAATCCCTACCTTTCCCTCGCCCCACTTCCATCCTCTCTCCGCTTTCTTTTCGTCTCTCTTTCAAATCCCCTCGCTCTCCCTTCTCCGCTGAGCCCCAACTCTCTGACGAGGAACTCGAAGATGACGAAGACGACGATGATTTTGAAGCTGCTGATGAATACGACGAATACGAAGACGTTTCCGGTGAAGTTTCCAATGATTTCCAACCGAGCGAAGACGAAGATGAAGACTATAccgaaaacgaaaacgaaaaagACATCTCAGTGGATTCATCCAACTGGCAGAAAGAATCCACTTGGCAACGAGTTGAAAAGCTTTGTAATCTAGTTAAGGAATTGGGGGAGGAAATGATTGACGTCGATGCACTCGCTGATATTTACGATTTTCGCATTGATAAATTTCAG AGAATGTCGATAGAAGCATTTTTAAGGGGTTCGTCTGTGGTGGTTTCAGCGCCCACCAGCAGCGGAAAGACTTTAATTGCGGAAGCTGCTGCCGTGGCGACGGTAGCCAGGAGAAGGAGGTTATTCTATACAACTCCGCTTAAGGCATTATCCAATCAGAAGTTTCGACAGTTTAG GGAGACATTTGGGGATAATAATGTTGGCCTTCTCACAGGAGATTCTGCTGTCAACAAGGATGCTCAGATTTTAGTCTTGACTACAGAGATTCTGCGGAACATGCTGTATAATAG TGTTGGAATGGCTTCTTCTGGGAGTGGTCTTTTTCATGTTGATGTGATTGTTCTTGATGAGGTTCATTATTTAAGTGACATATCTCGGGGTACCGTGTGGGAGGAGATT GTGATTTATTGCCCTAAAGAAGTTCAACTTATATGCCTGTCAGCGACAGTTGCAAATCCAGATGAGCTAGCTGGTTGGATTGGTCAG ATTCATGGTAACACAGAGCTGGTAACATCATCATGGCGTCCCGTTCCATTGACTTGGCACTTCTCAACAAAGACCTCTTTATTTCCGCTTCTTAATGACAAGGGAACACACATGAATAG GAAGTTGTCACTCAATTATTTACAACTTTCTGCTTCAGGAGTTAACTCGTACAGGGATGATGGATCTAGAAGAAGGAATTACAGGGATGATGGATCTAGAAGAAGGAATTCACGAAGACATGGAAGAAACGGTAGCTTTGAtagtatagttggcatgtctgAGCAGCCTCTTTCAAAGAATGACAAAAACATGATTCGCCGTTCACAG GTTCCTCAAGTTGTTGATACACTATGGCAACTCAAAGCAAAGGACATGCTTCCagcaatttggtttatttttaacaGGAGAGGCTGTGACGCAGCTGTGCAGTATGTTGAAGATTGTAGCCTTTTGGATGACTGTGAGATGAGTGAGGTAGAACTTGCATTGAAGAAGTTTCGGCTTCTGTATCCTGATGCTGTGAGGGAGACTGCAGTGAAAGGACTAATTAGAGGGGTGGCTGCACATCATGCTGGTTGTCTTCCACTATGGAAATCATTTGTTGAGGAGCTCTTTCAGCGAGGACTTGTTAAGGTTGTTTTTGCTACAGAAACCCTGGCGGCTGGAATTAATATGCCTGCTAGGACTGCTGTTATTTCATCTCTTAGCAAAAGGACAAGCACTGGACGTATCCAATTAAGCCCTAATGAATTGCTTCAAATGGCAGGACGTGCTGGACGTAGAGGCATAGATGAAAGGGGCCATGTTGTGATAGTGCAGACTCCTTATGAAGGTGCTGAAGAGAGCTGCAAGCTTCTATTTTCTGGAGTTGAACCCCTCATATCACAGTTCACTGCTTCATATGGAATGGTGTTGAATCTTCTAGGAGGTGCAAAAGTTACTCGTCACTCCAATGAATCGGATGAAACAAACACATTACAAGCAAGGAGAACTTTGGAAGAGGCAAGGAAATTAGTTGAACAAAGTTTTGGAAATTACTTAGGCAGCAATGTGATGCTTGCTGCAAAAGAGGAGCTTGCTAAAATACAGAAAGAGATAGAAGCATTGACTTATGAAATTAGTGATGAGGCTATAGATAGAAAGAGCCAGAAACTTCTAACGGAGGTGGCATATAAGGAGATTGCAGATTTACAAGAGGAATTAAGGGCAGAAAAACGTGTCAGGACTGAACTTCGAAGAAGGATGGAGTTGAAGAGATTTTCTGCTCTGAAACCTCTCCTAaaggattttgaaaatggacaCCTACCCTTCATTTGCTTGCAGTATAAGGATTCTGAAGGAGTTGAAAACTTCGTTCCTGCTGTTTATCTAGCAGAGGTTGAATCGCTTGATGGGTCAAAAATTAAGAACATGGTTTCGGTTGATGATTCTTTTGCTCTGAGCAGTGTTGGAACATCTGACACTCATCAAGATGTTGAACCAACTTACTATGTGGCCCTTGGTTCAGATAACTCCTGGTATCTATTTACAGAAAAGTGGATTAAAACTGTTTATAGAAGTGGCTTTCCCAATGTTGCTTTAACTCGGGGGGAAGCTTTGCCCCGGGAAATAATGAGGACACTTCTCGATAAAGAGGAAACACAATGGGAAAAACTTGCTGATTCTGAGCTTGGTGGTCTATGGTGCATTGAAGGATCTCTGGAGACATGGTCTTGGAGTCTAAATGTGCCAGTTTTAAGTAGTCTTTCCGAAAATGATGAGGTGTTACATATGTCACAAGCATACATTGAATCAGTGGAACGTTACAGAGAACAGAGGAACAAAGTTGCACGTTTGAAGAAAAAGATAGCCCGTACTGAGGGCTTCCGAGAATATAAAAAGATCTTGGACACGGCTAAGTTTACAGAGGAAAAGATAAAACGGTTGAAGGCTAGATCAAATCATTTGATCAATAGAATGGAGCAAATTGAACCTTCTGGTTGGAAGGAGTTTCTACAAATCAGCAAAGTCATTCATGAAACAAGGGCATTAGACATCAATACACATGTAATATTTCCCCTGGGTGAAACAGCAGCTGCAATTCGAGGAGAAAATGAACTGTGGTTGGCAATGGTACTTCGAAACAAAATCTTGCTAGAGTTAAAGCCTGCACAACTCGCTGCTGTGTGCGCGAGTTTAGTGTCCGAGGGGATCAAGGTACGCGCATGGAAAAACAATAATTACATATACGAATCTTCGTCTACTGTCCTAAATGTGATTAGTTTACTAGAAGAACAAAGGAACTCGTTTGTCCAACTTCAAGAGAAACATGAGGTAGAGATAGCTTGTTGTTTAGATGGCCAGTTTTCAGGAATGGTGGAAGCCTGGGCGTCTGGGTTATCATGGAGGGAATTGATGATGGATTGTGCAATGGATGAGGGTGATTTAGCTCGACTATTACGAAGAACGATTGACCTTTTGGCTCAGATACCTAAATTGCCTGATATCGATACCTTGCTGCAGAAAAATGCCACAACTGCATCCGATGTCATGGATCGTCCACCCATAAGCGAGCTCACTGGATGA